The Drechmeria coniospora strain ARSEF 6962 chromosome 02, whole genome shotgun sequence genome has a segment encoding these proteins:
- a CDS encoding putative NDE1-mitochondrial cytosolically directed NADH dehydrogenase — protein MASFQRPMATAIARAGRLVGPRGCAASRALTASATTPLRAAVRHPLPTTSQIAFRRYYAAEAPKAKPKAGKLRRTLRWMWRLTYLSAAGLVGYTFYMVYEDRHPEPQFEPSPSKKTLVVLGTGWGSVALLKKLDTENYNVIVVSPRNYFLFTPLLPSCTTGTIEHRSIMEPVRAILRHKKAAVKYYEAEVSCIDPDRKMIKIVDNSEIKGAISETEIPYDMLVIGVGAENATFGVPGVREHSCFLKEIGDAQQIRKTIMDCVETAAFKGQSAEEVDRLMHMVVVGGGPTGVEFAGELQDFFDEDIRKLVPDISPRFKVTLIEALPNVLPSFSKQLIEYTENTLREERINILTKTAVKKVTENSLEAEMSRPDGTKERVIIPYGLLVWATGNAVRPVVKDLMSRIPAQKDSRRGLAVNEYLVVQGTRDIWAIGDCAVAGYAPTAQVASQEGNFLGRLLNNMAMTGEHEDRIKELSSTMNLQAGNAAEVAEEIERLEKKLRRIRDVKPFRYSHQGSLAYIGSEKAVADVSWWNGNFATGGSMTYLFWRSAYLSMCFSTRNRVLVVVDWLKSKAFGRDVSRE, from the exons ATGGCTTCCTTTCAGCGGCcaatggcgacggccatcgccAGGGCAggtcgcctcgtcggccctcgCGGCTGCGCGGCATCCCGAGCCTTGACGGCTTCCGCAACGACGCCCTTGCGTGCCGCCGTGAGGCACCCGCTCCCGACGACAAGCCAAATCGCCTTCCGCAGATACTACGCGGCCGAAGCGCCCAAGGCCAAACCAAAGGCCGGCAAGCTGCGCAGGACGTTGCGGTGGATGTGGAGGCTGACATACCTCTCTGCCGCCGGCCTGGTCGGCTATACCTTCTACATGGTGTACGAAGACCGCCACCCCGAACCCCAGTTCGAGCCCAGTCCCAGCAAGAAGACGCTCGTCGTTCTCG GAACCGGTTGGGGTTCCGTCGCCCTGCTCAAGAAACTTGACACCGAAAACTACAACGTCATTGTCGTCTCGCCTCGGAACTACTTCCTCTTCACCCCCCTGCTGCCTTCCTGCACCACGGGCACCATCGAGCACCGGTCCATCATGGAGCCCGTCCGCGCCATCCTCCGCCACAAGAAAGCCGCCGTCAAGTACTACGAAGCCGAGGTGTCCTGCATCGACCCCGACCGCAAGATGATCAAGATCGTCGACAACTCGGAGATCAAGGGCGCAATATCGGAGACGGAGATTCCGTACGACATGCTGGTCATCGGCGTTGGTGCCGAAAACGCCACCTTCGGTGTCCCTGGCGTGAGAGAGCACAGCTGCTTCCTGAAGGAGATTGGCGACGCCCAGCAGATCCGCAAGACCATCATGGACTGCGTCGAGACGGCTGCTTTCAAGGGTCAGAGCGCCGAAGAGGTCGATCGGCTGATGCACATggttgtcgtcggcggcggccccaCCGGTGTCGAGTTTGCCGGTGAGCTTCAGGATTTCTTCGACGAGGACATCAGGAAGTTGGTCCCCGACATCAGCCCACGCTTCAAGGTGACGCTCATCGAGGCTCTGCCCAACGTCCTGCCCTCCTTCTCGAAACAGCTGATCGAGTACACGGAGAACACGCTGCGCGAGGAGAGGATCAACATCTTGACCAAGACGGCCGTCAAGAAGGTGACGGAGAAttccctcgaggccgagatgagCCGGCCCGACGGGACCAAGGAACGCGTCATCATCCCGTACGGCCTCCTTGTCTGGGCGACCGGCAACGCCGTCAGGCCCGTCGTCAAGGACCTCATGTCGCGAATCCCCGCCCAGAAGGACTCTCGCCGTGGCCTCGCCGTGAACGAGtacctcgtcgtccagggCACCCGTGACATCTGGGCCATCGGCGACTGCGCCGTGGCCGGGTACGCGCCCACCGCTCAAGTCGCCTCCCAGGAAGGAAACTTCCTCGGTCGCCTTCTCAACaacatggccatgacggggGAGCATGAGGATCGCATCAAGGAGCTGAGCAGCACCATGAATCTGCAAGCCGGAAACGCCGCCGAGGTAGCCGAGGAGATTGAAAGGCTTGAGAAGAAGTTGCGGAGAATCAGGGATGTGAAGCCCTTCCGATACAGCCACCAGGGCAGCCTTGCCTACATTGGCAGCGAAAAGGCCGTTGCCGACGTGAGCTGGTGGAACGGCAACTTCGCCACCGGTGGCAGCATGACCTACCTATTCTGGAGGAGCGCCTACCTGTCCATGTGCTTCAGCA CCCGCAACAGAgttcttgtcgtcgtcgactggcTCAAATCCAAGGCCTTTGGTCGCGATGTGTCTCGAGAGTGA
- a CDS encoding ATP-dependent RNA helicase dbp-2, whose protein sequence is MSSYGGGYGGAGGSYGRDRSDRNGYGGGGYGGGRGNGYSNGAGGGGYGGGGYGGGFGGGGGDRMGALGAGLQKQTWDLATLPKFEKSFYKESPEVANRSPAEVDEFRRKHQMTIHGVEVPKPVETFDEAGFPRYVMDEVKAQGFPAPTAIQSQGWPMALSGRDVVGIAETGSGKTLTYCLPAIVHINAQPLLAPGDGPIVLVLAPTRELAVQIQQEITKFGRSSRIRNTCVYGGVPKGPQIRDLSRGVEVCIATPGRLIDMLEAGKTNLRRVTYLVLDEADRMLDMGFEPQIRKIIEQIRPDRQTLMWSATWPKEVRAMASDFLNDFIQVNIGSMDLSANHRITQIVEVVSDMEKRDRMIKHLEKVMENKENKILIFVGTKRVADEITRFLRQDGWPALSIHGDKQQNERDWVLDQFKSAKSPIMVATDVASRGIDVRNITHVLNYDYPNNSEDYIHRIGRTGRAGANGTAITFFTTDNQKQARDLVNVLQEAKQQIDPRLAEMARFGGGGGGRGWGGYGRGRGGGRANANSQPMGNRRW, encoded by the exons ATGTCCAGCTACGGCGGTGGCtacggcggtgccggcggcagTTATGGCCGTGATCGAAGCGACCGCAACGGAtacggaggcggcggctaCGGCGGAGG CCGCGGCAACGGCTACAGCAACGGGGCCGGCGGTGGTGGCTACGGCGGTGGTGGTTATGgtggcggcttcggcggagGTGGCGGTGATCGCATGGGTGCTCTCGGTGCCGGGCTACAAAAGCAAACTTGGG ATCTCGCGACGTTGCCCAAGTTTGAGAAATCATTCTACAAGGAAAGCCCCGAGGTGGCCAATCGCTccccggccgaggtggaTGAATTTCGTCGCAAGCATCAGATGACCATCCACGGTGTGGAGGTGCCCAAGCCTGTCGAAACCTTTGATGAAGCTGGCTTCCCCCGCTATGTCATggacgaggtcaaggccCAGGGTTTCCCCGCCCCCACAGCCATCCAGTCTCAGGGCTGGCCCATGGCCCTCTCGGGTCGTGATGTTGTCGGTATCGCCGAGACGGGCTCGGGAAAGACGCTCACCTACTGCCTGCCCGCCATCGTCCACATCAACGCCCAACCTCTTCTGGCACCTGGCGATGGCCCtatcgtcctcgtcctcgcccccACCCGTGAGCTGGCCGTCCAGATCCAGCAGGAAATCACCAAATTCGGCCGCTCGTCGCGCATCCGCAACACGTGTGTGTACGGCGGTGTCCCCAAGGGACCTCAGATCCGCGACCTGTCgcgaggcgtcgaggtcTGCATCGCCACTCCCGGACGGCTGATCGACATGCTCGAGGCTGGCAAGACCAACCTTCGCCGCGTCACCTACCTCgttctcgacgaggccgatcgCATGCTGGACATGGGTTTCGAGCCCCAGATTCGCAAGATCATCGAGCAGATCAGACCCGACCGACAGACGCTCATGTGGTCTGCCACATGGCCCAAGGAAGTCCGCGCCATGGCCTCGGACTTCCTCAACGACTTCATCCAGGTCAACATTGGCTCCATGGATCTCTCGGCCAACCACAGGATCACGCAgatcgtcgaggtcgtcagCGACATGGAGAAGCGCGACCGCATGATCAAGCATCTCGAGAAGGTCATGGAGAACAAGGAAAACAAGATCctcatcttcgtcggcaCCAAGCGCGTTGCCGACGAGATCACTCGGTTCCTCCGCCAAGACGGCTGGCCCGCCCTTT CCATCCACGGCGACAAGCAGCAGAATGAGCGTGACTGGGTCCTGGACCAGTTCAAGTCGGCCAAGAGCCCCATCATGGTTGCCACGGACGTGGCATCTCGTGGTATCG ATGTTCGCAACATCACCCATGTGTTGAATTACGACTACCCCAACAACTCGGAGGACTACATCCATCGCATCGGCCGCACGGGTCGCGCCGGAGCGAATGGTACCGCCATCACTTTCTTCACCACTGACA ACCAGAAGCAGGCGCGTGATCTTGTCAACGTCCTTCAGGAGGCCAAGCAGCAGATCGATCCTCGTCTTGCCGAGATGGCTcgcttcggcggcggaggcggcggccggggctGGGGCGGCTACGGCCGCGGTCGTGGCGGCGGTAGAG CCAACGCCAACAGCCAGCCCATGGGCAATCGACGGTGGTGA